CAAAAGCCAAGTGCAGTCTTTGAAGATGTAGATGGAAATCAGAGATAACAGAGTACAATTCAACAAGgagaaaacaattttttttataagctatgTTCAAAGTGTCGCAATGCATGTATGTCAGGAGAAGTCTAGATTAGCACTCAGAAGAcgaaaaatcaaatttatgcACAGAGAATCCAGAAAGAAGATAACTGTTGAACAAGAACCATATGGGGGGCGGGGTTCATCACCTGGCAGGCCTCCAAAACTTGAgatctctttttttattctttttattttttgagatatgAGAATTAATTACAGAAGCACAGAAAAGGGGAACCCTACAAAAGAAGGTAAAAGAGTTGTGGTTTACAAGAACCATCCCAACCTGGTGGCCCTGAATCCCAAAAAAGCTTTTGAAAAGTGGATTATGGGTCATATGAAAATAGAATGTCAGCAAACTATAAACTAGACGAAAGTACAACTCCCCTTTCCACATGCCTGAAAAGAAGTTTTAGTGGTCTTGAATCATGAAGACACCATCATTCAAATCTCCTGATCTCTCCTTGTTATTTATACTGGGTTTTGATCTTATTATGTACTTCAATtgtatattataatactttccCCTTCCAGGTAGCACCATGAAATTGCCAAACGAATTGTAGGAAGAGCATCAATGACCCACTACACATTTCCTATGtatgaatgaaataaaagatcacaAGCATACCGGATATACATCATAATCCATTTGTACCAAAAAAAATTCCCAGCCTCTTTTTAGTAAAGATGGAAGAATaaggaataataaaaaatcataagcaCAAATTTGGGCAATAAGATAAAGGAAGCAGCAGCTGCAAGAATTATATTCCGTAATATGATAACAGTTTGTATACACCTCCTTACGAATAGAATAGCAACTTGAACtgtacaatataaatatataagagaaaatccTTATACTACCTTTTCAACAAAATTAGACAAGCACTCCATAGAGTTGTCAgctgagaaaagaaagaaagggacaAGCACCAAGAGCTGGACCAACAATTAGGCAAGCAACAGTTCATTGTATAGCTAATTACCTCAAGAGCTCAAGGAGGAAAATAGTATTGAATCTAATCTAGAAGCCATTTTTTGCACTAAAATAGGCAGGAGGGGACAAGGAGCTGCTATATTCAAGCTAATGAGAAATAAAAGGGGCTCTTATTCTTTGGTACCAAATCTCTTGGCAATGATTGGACGGACATCATCAGCATCAACCAGGGTCTCCAAGAAGGGAAGTAAGGAAATTAGTGCACTGTCTGATGAATCATCAAACCAACTTTTTATAGGAATCCCATTATTGACTTGCAAACGGAAAACCTGAAATGATCAAAATGAGAACAACGCTTAAACAATCTAGCGCCCATGATAGAGAtgacttcttttaatttttccctctttctcctATGATATATGCATTATCATGTCATTGTTAATCAGGTTCAAGAGACCTTATTCAGACTCTCGTTCTTCCTTTTGGAGTTATCTTAAACCGGTTCGCACAGAAATATTTGCCTTCCTAGATATTAAACTGACGTATTGCAAAATTGGTATTAATTTACTGCCTAATTTACTGCCTAGATATATGCATATCCATAAGATTGAAATTCATGTCTTTACTTCTTAAGTTCTTAGAAATCCACATGATGGGAAAATCTTGTCCAATATTAAGCCATTGAATCAGATCCACATAATTTTCACCCAAGTTATTAACCCTTGGTTTAGCAACAGTCAACCCTCTTCTTTCTGCTATCCCTGAGGATATTCCCAACTTCATAGGAAGAGGCAGGCACTGTCCAACTAAATCCAAGTTGGTAGCCCAACAAAATCTGATGTCAAAAGTCCATCAACCTAAATCATAAACGTACTGGGCAACAACTCAGAACACCaatgaaagaaaatttcaacaaaagaaagcaagaaaattaaccaaaaaaatggAGATACCAAAGGGCCAAACTATCATGATGCCTGGGAAAGTGATGTACCTGAGGAGAATTATCAATTATGGCAACTTTTGCAAGATCAACACCTAAAACTGTCAAATCTTTAGTGTAACTGCCATCTGCAAAAATGCATGCTTCACGGTAAACTCGGCGAGATATAAGTTTTCCAGCTGGATCCAGTACATCAAGAAGTTGTTTTGCATAGATGCTTTGGCTTGCAGTAAAAATAACAATTTCAAACATCTCCGCAACTCTCTCCAAGAAAGTATGGAGATAAGGCCTCTGTTTCACATATACAGTGTGTTCCTTCATGTCGAAGAAAACAGTGAAGGTGAAGTCCGCATCATCACGGGGTTCCAATGTGGAGTGAACAAGTGTTTCTGCATAGAAGGACAATTGCATCAATAACATTCActtaaagtgaaaaaaaaagcacaatTTAACTTCAACACACAATGTCAAAGTCAAGGCTACTCTCAGATCCCCAAGTTAAAGCACAAATTACTGGCTCCATCAGAACAGAGACCCAAATTATACAGTTCCCTGAACAGAACTCAGTTGGGAATATCAAGAACTTTTTAAATCTTTCTCATATTTGTTCCAAAAAGCCGCTTATTCAGAAAATCTTTAacgaagaaaacaaaatggggAACAAATTAAACAGTCAAACTATATGCATACATagataaataaacaaaatacacaTATACTTAATGTGTGACTTTATGCCAACTTTCTACAATTTAAATCAATTCATAAAATCTCCCAAAACTCAGAGATTTCAAATTATCGAGTCCAGTAGTAAACTGTTAGGTTTGCAGCAAATACAAATGCAGTTGTATAAGCACAGTTCACTGGCCAGTCATCTTGAGAGCTTTCTGATGTTTTCCTCATACATGCAGGCGATGAGACATGTGCACTGCATCTGAGACACCGAAGCTTGATGTCAACAATGGATACTATCCCAGATTGTATCACTGAGACCAATGACTCTTAAGAGATCTTCAAAGCCAAATATGGGACCAACAAAATCTGCTGACTTTTCACTATGTTCACTTTCAttagctttaaaaaaaacataatttatcaTCTATTGATAACAAAAAATGACCATATGTAGAAGCAATTCCATAACAACAGCATGGATGAGTTTCATTAAGCATTCATACTATATAATGCATGAAATATTTgatcaaacaaaattattttaacaagaAGATGGCAGTAAAGTATACGAATTGGGCCAATAAATACCAAAAACTCCTAGTTCATACCATATCCACTGGAAATAATGAGATATCATTTTCATCAAAGCTTGGATAACATAAACGCAAAGGGAGACAGACTcgtataactcaaattccttaCCATCCAAATCAAGTACTAGTGTTACAGGTTTCCCATTCTGAGCTTCCTTTGGCAATATAGTGGGCTGAAAATTTGATACCACATCTGAGAGTTCCGGTAAATTTCTTAGGAACACTTGTGGATCAAAGCACTCTGCCTGATCGGAGTCAGCGTTGACATCGAATTCCTGGTTGCAGGATCTCATTTGATCAATTGCTCGGTACAAGCTAGTACTATCTGAACCCATCATGGCTTCTTCACATGATTGGGTATTGTTCATATCGCTGGTTCGGACTGTGTCCTCAAGGAAAGGCAGCATCATGCACTGTTCAGCCACATCAAACAACAAACTTGGCTCAGCACATTTGTAATCAGGAAAGCAATTGCCCTCACTAATGTCATCGTCAAATGCATGCCCATTGAAGGGTAAGCTAGTAACAATCATGTCAGATATGTAGAAATCTGATACATCACAAGTTTGGTAATCAGATGAACTTCTATTATCATCAGTGTCATTGGCTCCCAACAGTGGTATGTCAGGATCTTTGTTGTTCCCTGTAGCACACCAAGAAAAAAGTTGGGTATTAGACACAATCTCTTCACAATCACATGTAAAAGAAGCATGTAAACGGGAGTTGAGAAGCATATTctttacaatttcttttttgaaggCAACTTGGGGTTTATGTTCCAGACAAGGCATGAATACtgccagatttttttttaaaacattgaaaCACGTATATCTTATTTCTTGTAGCAGTAAAAATTaatgacaaataaaaaacatataagcACCAATCTATGCTTTGAACAACCAGGAAGAGCATAAATATATGGTAACAAAGGCAGTCAAGAGAAGAGTCACATcagtttctttatttatttgtatgtttCTTTAATTATTGTCCACTCCAATGGCATAGCATTTTCATATTTGTAAAGGTAtaccatatataaaaaatacaggGGATAAGTGAAAAGAAACTATGGTTAGCCTTTGGTGAGGGTTTCACTGGAAAAACTTGGAAGAATTTCATGACCATCCCATTTATGGGGGACAGGAAACATATCAGATTGATATTAACTGttcaaccaaacaaaatcaTCAGACCTGCATCATCATCAGCTTTAGATTTGGTAATGGGCTccaaagaaggggaaaaaatcGTCCCTAGGCTTGAACTATGGGTAGATTCCTGCAATAAGATCACGATGCAGAGGAAGaataatcaagaaaaaattCATAAGTAAACGTATAACACAGACACATTTATATCCACCCAACATCACAAAATacaattttcaatttgattttaaatgtcTTGAGAACAGATGGTACATATTATAAGGAAAATCTCCATCTCCAACCAACACAAATAGGTCcaaaaatagttaagaaaaaCTAGTCTCCTTTCCACTAACCTATATCCAGCAATGATTTCCACCTCCATTAAATTCACCAGATGTCCCAGCCTTAATAAACATGTTTGCAGTCAGGGTCAAAGGGAAGGGAGGTcaatccccaaaaaaaaaaaagaaaataaaaatctcatccccataaaaacatattatagataaaaaaaataactatctcttcttaatcttttaaaaaattgtaagttaACTAAACAAGCACGCACAGACATGCTCTTGCACATTCCTACtaggcttttgcctattcttatgatcaataaaaatttatttaccgataaaagaaaatttgagaaatacaTCCTTCGGCATCCCAAATATCTGGAAAAAAGCTCCTTACCCACTCGAAAATCTGAAAATCACTTCAGCAAAGTAAAAAGCTTAAAGTGCCCAAAAATCTTCAAAAGAGTATATATTGGAGTTTTTTTTATCCCTAAAattaattggattttttttcaaggtataaatactttatttttaattacatttttttagacTATCTTGctcaaatgattttttgaaaattaatgcTTGATTGTTGTTACTTTGATGTTTTACGTTGCTTTGGGAATACTTGTAGGAAAATAATGACAcggaaaattattttaaaatgggtATAGTCCTgccccaaataaaaaaataaaaatagaaagacTGTTCCTATTTGCATTGACTAGACCTCTATGAACTCACACATACATCCACAGACGCATCAAAACTACCACAAACACTCCCAAAACACTTCAATTCATTCAACGAGATGTTACGCAACAAATCAAAAGGGACCAACCATTGCCATTAAGATAGGTTTCAAGCAAATACTTAACTGCCAACcagtcaaaataaaaataagaaaaaggagTAAATGCAACAGTTTAACCTAATATAAAATGGTAAATCTGATCTCTAGTCAATAAACTAATACTCCCCCTCATGTGTGGTTGCAGAACATTTGCAGAACAAGAAATTTTCAGTAGCAGTCAACATGAAAGTGTACCATTCTCCCGATGATTGCAGAATCAACAAAAAATGATGGCTGCTTCTGAAACTGATAATTTTCTTTATCCAGGAACTCTTCATGGTCAATTGCTTCATCACTTTCAATGTTCTTCATGGACACTTGTGTGCTTGAAGAAACTATAAGAATAAGgagcattaaaaataaaaacttcaggTAAACTCAAATAAGCATCTCTAATTATGTGGAACACATGCAAATAATAGTACTCAATGTCTGGACAAGTGGCTTACCATCCTGACATTTATGAATAAAGGAGTCAAATTCTGCTGCTTGTTCAGAAATCCTGACATACGAGCAAGAGTTTTTGGAAATTTTACTTGACTTTGGACATACATGAAGACCATTTGTTTCTTTGAAACAGCTTGTGCTCAGTTTGGTCTTCATTTTTAATGAGGGCATTTGATCTGTACTTCAAATATGTACCACAGCCTTGATTCAAGAACATCCGTATGAAAGAAGGTCCTCTAAGCAATCAAACCAGCAGCCAAGACTGTATCATGTAaacaataaagataaataaagaaGCAACCGATCTGGTAGAACAACACAAAAGATAAAGAAGTATCGTTAATTTCTTCATGCTTGTTCTAAGTTCAAAGTACcatttgcaaaaagaaaagatagatGTGAAGCAACCATAGGAAACAATGAGAACTATGAGATACGGTATTCAAGCATTGTAAATGCTGTTAAAGAATTAGTGTTTCTAAAAAAACTTAAGCCATcaatatataatcaaattaatTTGCAGAACAATAATCTACATACGATTATTCACTAAGAACATTAAAATGTTTAGAGGGAGGAAAAGCATCCCAAAATTTATTCCTCAAAGCATATAATTAATGACCATAGATATCATACCCAAACTATCACGCCCCGTACCAGGGGGTGAACCCTTTAAACTGAAATCCACAATAATAGGaacttaaatacaaaaatcctccaaaaaaatcaaatatcccAAAAGGCAAAAACTCTTCCAAACACAATAAACTAGACATTGgaaaatttctcttaactcaGACTAATCCATTCATGCCACCTGCCACTTGTCTCACCTTTTGCATCTAATCCTATCACGTGCTATTTATTCTGACTATCGCAACTGTCAAagtcatatgaaaaaaatggtgGAGATAAAGGGGTGAGTCCATTGACTCAATAAGTAGCAAACCTATAAtaatgtgtaaacatgagcaagTTACAAGATGTAGAAATAAGTAAGTTCTCAAAAATAGCAGTGATATTTTcataaacatttctttttcaataacaACATATATACAAAAGAACTTAGGCACAAGCATAATTGAAAAAGcatcagaaacagaaacaaCGGCCATGTTTACCCCGTCGCAAGGTTGCAAATCTGCGGTtagccaagtagaacataaatcattATTTTGCACCAAAATGAGTACAATCAAAACATAGGCCACTATTTTATCCCGTGGCAAGGCCAGAAATAGGAGCATAACAGAATCTTATGCCTCTGAGTTTTCAGATGCAATGCAATAACAGAAATAGTATACTGACTAGATACTATCATGGAATCAGatcaaaatttcagatttcatatttacattttatgcaGTAGAGAAATAGAGTACAAAATTTGTTCATGTATACACCAGTCATAATAAGATGTCAGATTTCAAAGTTTAGATACAGAAATTAGTGTAGAAAATAACCGAGGttgttttcataacaaaatatgcaggtttttcacaaaatcaacctcaatcgGTTTTTGGCAAATTCTAGCATAAGAGCAccacttacctgaactttttaaCATCTCTGAGTTACCTCACAACAGTACCAAGCGAATATCGATCATCACCTAAACATAATTACCACAATCTTGAGTTAACAAAGTTAAACACTGTTTTTAACAGGTATATGTAAGGAGAAAGAGTCTTACCGCACAGGGAGGAAGACAAGGAGCATCACCAAGATTAAGAGGAGTTGGCCATGACTATGGGTGGAGTTAGGTGGCTACAACCATGAGAAGTAAATGCTGGCCGTGGTTAGTTGGTCTTCTCAATGCAATGTCCAACATGAGAGCAACTATGAGGCTCAAGGTTGGTTTATGATTGGGCGTAGGGTTGTCATGGAGTGAAAGCGAGGCGGCTCATGGTGCTGTCCGTGGAAGTTGAGGAGAGCAGAAAAGGAGGAGGAGCAATGGTGCATGCACACAGAGGGTTGAGATCATCCTTTGCTTCGGTTATGGTCTCACGTATGGTCACTGCAATCGGAGTTAAAGAGGAAGACCCACGTTGCTCAGTGGTTGTTGGGCAGCATGTGGGTGGTTTGGTGGATTCGTGGTGAGACATAGAGTGGAGAACGACAGCGACTTGGCACTGTACGTGGTGCTCTATTCAATTTGTGCACAACAGAGGGTGACAGACTCTCGATTTCGGTTGGGGCTGAGTGGTTCTCAAATGAGAGATGGTGAGGCACAGTGGTTTACGCCTGAGAGGGGGAGCAGCAGCGGCTCGTGGGGGTGCAAAGCGTGTTAAGGGGCTTACGATTGGTGCAATTGTTTTGCCTTGGACTGGTTGCTGTGTGTGGCTATTTGTTGTGGTGCGGATCATCCAACTACGGCATGGAGGAGCATGTGGTGGGGGACTCGCTGTGTGGCATAGGTTGAGAGGGAAGGCAGGTTGAGCGGCAGCCCtaggttgaagatgatgtcCTATGTGCATGAGGAAGGCTTATATACATGCCGGTCTAGGGGTGTTTAGGTCTAGGGTTTTCCAGTTGCTGGGTCATGGTCTTTGGGCCCATTTTTATAGGTTTTGGGTCTTGAGTCCAAAACAAGCCCAACTtgtccaataaatatttttgggcttttaaaataaattcttggGCCTAATACATATTAAATAGGGGCCCACTTGGTCCATAAGTATTAATTGGGCTTTATCCTAATTCTTAAGCCCAGTATTAATTGGGCTTTATCCTAGAATGtttttaggtgttcttttgtatacttcatgtgtacaaaggctatgcctatttcattcgtatcaataatatttacttcttacttatcaaaaaaaaattttccatgATCTGCCATAATAAATTTTTGGGCCCATAGCCTATTCAAAGTTGTCCAATAACCCTCAATTGGGCTTTCCAAATATATTAGCCTATTAATACCAGCCAAATTCATCCACTAAACCTTAACGGGCCTTAAAATAAACTTTTGGGTCTATGAGCCTAATTAAAATTCTTAGCCAACCTCAATAAAATATAGCTCATGGGCTTATCTAAAATGATCCATGAAAcctaatttaggcccaataaaattgCCCTTATTCAATCCCTAATAACAttggatcgggttgttacacaaacacatcactttttttttataagttacaCAAACACATCACTAACCAAGTCAAAGAACAGGTTATCCGACCAGAATGCCTAATAAAATAGGTGTACTCAAGAGCATTGACCCCATGCCTTCAAATTTCCTAATATCCATAGCCTTAGATATCACACCAAATGGAAAAAAGGTGTGCTACTCTCTAAGCACACCATATCTCCCCCTTCCAAAAATGCCCTGCAAGAATCTCTAAAATTGAGTTTGGCAATACCCCTTACTCCCCACAAAAACGTAGACCAATGTCCTAAAGAACGTAGCTACCGGACAATGTCTTAGCTGTGAATGTTGATTTGATTAGACTTTGTAACACAGTCAGAAAGGATTTCCTTGCGGCAGGAAAACAACTGAGATAAGTGCAATGGCACAGCAATCTCGACTCGAATGGATTAGACCACCAGCACTGCTGCTTGTTAATTCCACAACTCCAGATGAAGGCACTACAAAGGCATGGCTAGGAGAATGGAGATCGAAAAAGTCTTTTGCCGGCAATTTTCTCCCTCTTTTTGTATCAGAAAGTCGTGCAGTGAGCATTGGACTTTTTCCTCAAAAGGGGCTTTGCCACAAAGGGGATGGGGGAGTTGAACCCAATTATGTGCCACAAACCCCCACAAAGAAGGAGCCAAAATGGAATTGAAATTTCCTAAACCCCATGCCAATATTTCATTCAGTGTTTGGCCCTCCAGATAATGCTCGTTCTGTTAACCATATCTCTATACACATATAATAACCAATTGATAATTATTGCTTCCCCTTATAATTTTTTGCTGTAAAAACATGTTCTTCGGCTGTCATCGCAAAGATAGAAACCTCTTTTGAGGAAGGTTTTTCTAAATACTCTCTCATGAGAGTAGAAAAAATAGCACAATCACATCATCATCAAATGAGATCTAACTTCCCCTCTTTTTGTATATTAcacaaaaaaaacacaaaacattgTGTTGATTGGAGATGTCATTTTCTATGAAATATTGGAATACTTACAAATACGTTTTCTCAATAGTTGAAGCGTTTAGAATAACCTTTCAGCGAACATATGCCAAAGTTAAACATCATGGTTCAAGTCCCATGCTCTCCGAAACTAAGGGCATGTTTGcgtaatgagatgagacgagaaattctcaaaacttctcataatttccttcccagacatcactcaaacacaaaacatttttcaatttcaaatcttcaactttttcatcacatcattacctaatcattatccaaacacagaaaacaatacaacttttccaaacttccaaacaaaacacaaaaatcataacttcatagtatttttattcaactctttttctctcctttcctaaaatccaataaaacatcttaactcaaaccatttcaccaCTATTCACAGAACTATGAGATActctaaggccttgtttgggtAACAAGATACTCTCGGATATTCTaaacttctcaacacttctcataatttccttctaaacatcattcaaacacaaaatacttttcaattttccttCCAAATATCATTCCAACacaattcaatttcaaatcttcaacttttttatctaatcattatctaaacacaaaacccaatatAATTTtaccaaacttccaaacaaaacacaaaaaacaatacaactttttcaaatttcaaaaaaaaaatattattaagaaattatactcaaataattttttaactttataatatttttattcaagattttctcggtcctttcccaaaacccaataaaacatcttaactcaaactctttcactactattcacagaattatGATATATTCTAAGTGTTCAAACGAGCCCTAagtgtccaaacgagccctagGGGAACAAACAAAAGGATTTATGCACATGGACTGCATAGATAAAACCACCACAACAGACCATGAAAGATGTGCTACCCATGAGATGGAGTAATGGATGATCAACACTTTCCAATTCTATCACGATCTGAGATTAAAATGCTACAGAAACTCTACCCTCGGCCTCCATCAAATCCATCATTGCCACCACTCCCACACCTGTTCACCATTACCCACTCATTTAAATGTGTTCTGCCTATTCTGTGCATCCCAAACTGGTCATTTATGACTGAGGTGACCAAAAATCACAACTTCTTGTGTTTCAATTAGAGTGGCAGATGGCCATTCctcgaaagaaaaaaaaaatcaaatcatctcaattcaggAAAGAATACCCAAAATGAATCCTAAAGGGCCTTCAACTTCAAAATTCACTGCACCTAACTCATCCATTTGAGCTCAACTACATCAAGGGATAGCAGATAACAGAATTCATTTATCTATtgaatttaaaactataattaagATGCAATATCACTGTATTACTGCAGCaccaactcaaaaataaaaagaaagagaaaactaACCGTGCCATTCAATAGTAAATTCTGGAACCCAAAAGGAAAAATGggattttttcaagaattttcaaGAAACAGCAAACGAACTTATTGACAAGGTGAGAATCCACAGAGCCCAGGTCCCAAAAACCACAATTTTGAAGCACAACCACACGAAAGTCGAAGTCAACCAAGCTATTTACGACCCCAAACTCAATAAAGTTGAATAATTTACATCACAGAAAACCAAAACGAACTAAAGAATGAAAGCAGAGCCTACGATTAAAACGAACTCTTGAACCTAAACCCTAGAAAGACCAAGTTCAAATGACAGTTAAACAGTTGAACTACCATTTCGCACGGCAAACacaactttgaaaaagaaaatcaccaGAAAATACAAGATTCAACCAACAGTAAATGGAGCTTTACAGTGAATTG
This genomic interval from Juglans regia cultivar Chandler chromosome 3, Walnut 2.0, whole genome shotgun sequence contains the following:
- the LOC109006911 gene encoding CTD small phosphatase-like protein 2 isoform X2, producing the protein MPSLKMKTKLSTSCFKETNGLHVCPKSSKISKNSCSYVRISEQAAEFDSFIHKCQDVSSSTQVSMKNIESDEAIDHEEFLDKENYQFQKQPSFFVDSAIIGRMESTHSSSLGTIFSPSLEPITKSKADDDAGNNKDPDIPLLGANDTDDNRSSSDYQTCDVSDFYISDMIVTSLPFNGHAFDDDISEGNCFPDYKCAEPSLLFDVAEQCMMLPFLEDTVRTSDMNNTQSCEEAMMGSDSTSLYRAIDQMRSCNQEFDVNADSDQAECFDPQVFLRNLPELSDVVSNFQPTILPKEAQNGKPVTLVLDLDETLVHSTLEPRDDADFTFTVFFDMKEHTVYVKQRPYLHTFLERVAEMFEIVIFTASQSIYAKQLLDVLDPAGKLISRRVYREACIFADGSYTKDLTVLGVDLAKVAIIDNSPQVI
- the LOC109006911 gene encoding CTD small phosphatase-like protein 2 isoform X1; protein product: MPSLKMKTKLSTSCFKETNGLHVCPKSSKISKNSCSYVRISEQAAEFDSFIHKCQDVSSSTQVSMKNIESDEAIDHEEFLDKENYQFQKQPSFFVDSAIIGRMESTHSSSLGTIFSPSLEPITKSKADDDAGNNKDPDIPLLGANDTDDNRSSSDYQTCDVSDFYISDMIVTSLPFNGHAFDDDISEGNCFPDYKCAEPSLLFDVAEQCMMLPFLEDTVRTSDMNNTQSCEEAMMGSDSTSLYRAIDQMRSCNQEFDVNADSDQAECFDPQVFLRNLPELSDVVSNFQPTILPKEAQNGKPVTLVLDLDETLVHSTLEPRDDADFTFTVFFDMKEHTVYVKQRPYLHTFLERVAEMFEIVIFTASQSIYAKQLLDVLDPAGKLISRRVYREACIFADGSYTKDLTVLGVDLAKVAIIDNSPQVFRLQVNNGIPIKSWFDDSSDSALISLLPFLETLVDADDVRPIIAKRFGTKE